The Granulicella sp. 5B5 nucleotide sequence CCGATGATGGCGATGTGTGTCTGGCGCGATTCGACGCGCTCGATCCATTCAGCCAGAGTATGTAGACGTGCCATGCTTCGTGCCAATCTCCTGCGATGACGATACGTGCGCAGGGCCTCTAACCGGGCTGTCTGCGATGAGTGCGTCTCTTCAGATGCGTGTCGTTAGCGTTGCGATGCGGTGAGAAGGGGAGAGAGCAGGGTGCGATAGTAGTCGACGGTGTGGGCGAGGCCTTCGCGCACGGTAATACGCGGAGAGTAGCCGAAGGCCTCGCGCGCGGCGGTGACGTCGGCGAGGGACATGCGGATGTCTCCGGGGCGCGGATCGGTGTAGGTGGGTTGCCGGGTGTAGCCGGTGAGCTCGGCGAGGATGCGATAGATGGAGTTGAGGGTGATGTGGTCGCCGCAGGCCACGTTGAAGACGCGGCCAAAGATTCGATTGCCGCGCTCGGAGGGGGCTTCGAGTGCTAGCAGGTTCGCGCTGACGGCGTTGTCGATGTAGGTGAAGTCGCGTGACTGCTCGCCATCGCCCTGGATGCTGCAGGGCTCGTTGCGGAGCATGCTGAGTGCGAACTTGGCGATGACGCCGGAGTACTGCGAGTCGGGCACCTGGCGTGGGCCGAAGATGTTGAAGTAGCGCAGGCAGACGGTCTCCATGCCGTAGATCTGCGCGTAGGACTGCATGTAGAGCTCGCCGGCGAGTTTTTGCACGGGGTAGGGGGCGATGGGGGCGGGCTTCATCGTCTCCACGCGCGGGAAGCCGGGTTGGTTGCCGTAGGCGGAGCTGCTGGCCGCGTAGAGCACGCGCTTGATGCCAGCGGCGCGCGCGCCTTCGAGCAGGTTGAAGGTGCCGTCGAGGTTGGCGTTGTGGCTGGGCCGGGGCTCCTTGACGCTGCGCGGTACGCTGGGCAGCGCGCCCTGGTGCAGGATGGCGTCGACGCCGCGGCAGGCGCTGGCGATGGCGGCTGCGTCGGCGAGGTCGGCTTCGATGAAGTCGACGCCCTGGGGGATATTGGCGAGCTTGCCGGTGCTCAGGTTGTCGTAACCGCGCACGCTATGGCCGCGCGCGAGGAGGGCCTCCGCGAGGTGCGAGCCGATGAAGCCTGCGACTCCGGTGATGAGATAGGTTGCCAAGTGTTCAGTGTAGCGCGGGTACCCACCCCCTCCCCCCATACTTTTCCGGGGTTTGATCTTTGAAATCAATGAGTTGGTGCTTTGCTAACGGGCAAGATATTGATTTCAAGTGGGTTGCGGTCAAGATCTTCAAACGAAGCAGGTTATGGACTACCGGCGAAGCTCCTGTTGCGTGAAAATCAGTGGGCTATCTTCAGTATAGACTTGCGAAACCTGGGAATGTGTATGTTTATTGCTTTTGGAATGAGGTGGTTAGAGCGAGAAGGCCTTGACAGTAGCGCAGGTGCCGGGGGGCGGCTGCCGATGTATTTTGGCCGTGTACCGACGACGAAGCTGGCACCTGCGATGGAACTAGCGGAGAAGAGCGGGGTCCATTCTCCGAATGAGAGCGCGAGCGTGTGGCAGAGAGAGTGATCCAATAACCGCGCCGAGACGTTAGAAGGTCTCCATCGTGAAGTCGATGACCTTGTTCATCTGTTCATCGAATTTACTGATGGACTTGGACTTGGAGGTGCGCTCGCGGAAGGTGACCCAGACGCGGTAGTCGGTGTTGCCGTTGAGGCGGCGGAAGCGGTAGCGGCCGTCCTGGCCGGTGATGTAGGAGACGATGTTGGGGGTGTCGCCCTCCTGCAGCTTGACCACGGCACCGCGCAGAGGCTCGTGCTGGTGGTCGGTGACGGTGCCGGAGAGTTCGCGAGTGCGTGGATTGACGCCGATCTGCGCGAAGAGCGCGGGGGCGCAGAGCAAAGCGGCGAAAAGTGCTAGCTTCGGTACGGCTTGCGGCATGGGAGCCCTCTGAGGTGCCTTATGGAAGTATGACGCACACTCCCCCCAAACGATTGTGACCGAGGTCATGGAATCTTCGGGAAGATGTGATGATTCAGGCTGCCGCTGATATGTACCGATCAGTATATGTGGCCGAGGATGGGGTGTGGCTCGTAGGGCTCTTCGAGGCGCTTGATCTCGTCCGGGGTGAGCTTGAGCTCGAGTGCGGTTAGGGCGTCCTCCAACTGATAGAGCTTGCTGGCGCCGATAATGGGCGCGGAGACGACGGGCTTGGCGAGCATCCAGGCGAGGGCGACCTGCGCGGGCTTGGCGTGGCGCTCGGCGGCGATCTCGATGAGGCGGTCGACGACGGTGAAGTCGGAGTCGCGGTAGTAGAGGCTGTGGGCGAAGTCGTCGGTCTTGGCGCGCACGGTCTCGGATTTGCCGTCGCTGCGTTTGCGCGAACCGGTGAGGAAGCCGCGGGCGAGCGGCGACCATGGGATGCAGCCGACTTTCTGGTCGAGGCAGAGCGGGATCATCTCTCGCTCTTCTTCGCGGTAGACGAGGTTG carries:
- a CDS encoding NAD-dependent epimerase/dehydratase family protein, which produces MATYLITGVAGFIGSHLAEALLARGHSVRGYDNLSTGKLANIPQGVDFIEADLADAAAIASACRGVDAILHQGALPSVPRSVKEPRPSHNANLDGTFNLLEGARAAGIKRVLYAASSSAYGNQPGFPRVETMKPAPIAPYPVQKLAGELYMQSYAQIYGMETVCLRYFNIFGPRQVPDSQYSGVIAKFALSMLRNEPCSIQGDGEQSRDFTYIDNAVSANLLALEAPSERGNRIFGRVFNVACGDHITLNSIYRILAELTGYTRQPTYTDPRPGDIRMSLADVTAAREAFGYSPRITVREGLAHTVDYYRTLLSPLLTASQR
- a CDS encoding carboxypeptidase-like regulatory domain-containing protein, translated to MPQAVPKLALFAALLCAPALFAQIGVNPRTRELSGTVTDHQHEPLRGAVVKLQEGDTPNIVSYITGQDGRYRFRRLNGNTDYRVWVTFRERTSKSKSISKFDEQMNKVIDFTMETF